A single region of the Silene latifolia isolate original U9 population chromosome 8, ASM4854445v1, whole genome shotgun sequence genome encodes:
- the LOC141595116 gene encoding F-box/kelch-repeat protein At3g23880-like — translation MTSFHHQLKIMSVMKKAKLGNENASEIPEHLILEHILPRLPVKSLLRFKTVSKTWLSSISAPAFQKSHLRLSSYAPKFLLSHVDDDDRKIFLLSYDESKTILSDLVHLNSNILSEQSDHFYPIGSCNGLLCWYHEPLDSFTIWNPATRHCKKILGYSETTDQVTFHEVFDAYGFGYVSSTHDYKILVMYLSSHIQGFGYFYLYSLNTGTWSTLNYLDGMYYARSLCSITAVYMDDTLYWPFRNQTTGALVGIIGFDLVTDQMNPVQQIPWLCNYMSVDQIFKMEGCLSLCCSKGRNLDSDIWMLKQQGDPKTWSKLFSIDCKMTPVLDFTENGKYLVQHSGQLKLIDPVEEDAHHSTNGIDCHDEILGTGSKYVESLISF, via the coding sequence ATGACTAGTTTCCATCATCAGTTGAAGATCATGTCCGTTATGAAGAAGGCTAAATTGGGTAACGAGAATGCTAGTGAAATCCCTGAACATCTAATTCTTGAGCACATTTTGCCAAGACTTCCGGTAAAATCCCTGCTTCGCTTCAAAACTGTAAGCAAAACCTGGTTGTCTTCAATTTCCGCCCCTGCATTTCAGAAATCCCATTTACGACTCTCGTCGTATGCTCCTAAATTTCTTCTGTctcatgttgatgatgatgatcgcAAGATATTCTTGCTTTCTTATGATGAATCCAAGACAATTTTGAGTGATTTGGTACATTTAAACTCCAATATCCTTAGTGAACAATCTGATCACTTTTATCCTATAGGTTCTTGTAATGGGCTCTTGTGTTGGTATCATGAGCCGTTAGATTCCTTTACTATTTGGAACCCTGCTACCCGTCATTGTAAGAAAATCCTGGGCTATAGCGAAACCACTGACCAAGTTACTTTTCATGAGGTCTTTGATGCTTATGGATTCGGTTATGTTTCGTCTACCCATGATTATAAGATTCTTGTTATGTATTTGAGCTCGCACATTCAAGGATTTGGTTACTTTTACTTGTACTCGCTGAATACTGGGACATGGAGTACGCTCAATTACTTAGACGGGATGTATTATGCGCGTTCATTGTGTAGTATTACTGCTGTGTATATGGATGATACACTGTACTGGCCTTTCAGAAATCAGACCACCGGGGCCTTGGTTGGTATCATTGGTTTTGACTTGGTAACTGACCAAATGAACCCGGTTCAACAAATTCCGTGGCTATGTAACTACATGAGTGTGGACCAAATCTTTAAAATGGAAGGGTGTTTGTCATTGTGCTGCAGCAAGGGCAGGAATCTTGATTCCGATATCTGGATGTTGAAGCAGCAAGGCGATCCAAAAACTTGGTCCAAGTTGTTCTCTATTGATTGCAAAATGACACCTGTTCTTGATTTCACTGAGAATGGCAAGTATTTGGTGCAACATTCCGGCCAACTCAAACTAATTGATCCTGTTGAGGAAGATGCTCATCATTCTACAAATGGTATTGATTGTCATGATGAGATTTTGGGAACAGGAAGTAAGTATGTTGAGAGTCTCATCTCCTTTTAG